A single window of Vibrio sp. HB236076 DNA harbors:
- a CDS encoding hydrolase, producing the protein MTQFSSPTWLTNPHLQTLLPRLIRRKPLFTPFWQRVDTRDGDFIDLAWSEYWQSPHVTHKPIFILFHGLEGHFNSPYANGIMQAFKKAGWLCVMMHFRGCSGEPNRYARSYHSGHTDDARQVIELLDEHFPHQAKVALGVSLGGNMLANYLAQYRDNPKLSAASIVSAPFDLAACSQRIEQGFSKVYCRYLLNSLKRNALLKANLIEQQLGLKADDISAIKQLSDFDDQLTAPLNGFSNAQDYYQQCSALTRLNDITIPTQIIHAQDDPFMTEAVIPRYVLSEYIDYQLLPHGGHVGFLTGSSLKPRFWLEESLPSYYQSFGQS; encoded by the coding sequence ATGACGCAATTTTCTTCGCCAACTTGGCTTACCAACCCACACCTACAAACCTTATTGCCGCGATTGATTCGCCGTAAGCCCTTATTTACCCCCTTTTGGCAACGAGTCGATACGCGCGATGGTGATTTTATCGACCTCGCATGGAGTGAGTATTGGCAAAGCCCACACGTGACACACAAACCGATTTTCATCTTGTTTCACGGCTTAGAGGGCCACTTTAATAGCCCTTACGCCAATGGCATTATGCAAGCTTTTAAAAAAGCCGGCTGGCTCTGTGTGATGATGCATTTTCGCGGTTGCAGCGGAGAACCAAACCGCTATGCTCGTTCTTACCATTCGGGGCATACGGACGATGCTCGCCAAGTGATTGAATTACTTGATGAGCACTTCCCACATCAGGCCAAAGTCGCTCTGGGTGTTTCTCTGGGTGGCAATATGTTAGCGAACTACCTCGCCCAATATCGAGATAACCCCAAGCTGAGCGCGGCCAGTATAGTGTCTGCTCCCTTCGATCTTGCGGCCTGTTCACAGCGCATCGAACAGGGTTTTTCAAAAGTGTATTGCCGCTACTTACTCAACTCACTCAAACGCAATGCCTTGCTCAAAGCCAATTTGATCGAGCAACAGCTTGGTTTAAAAGCCGATGATATCTCCGCCATTAAACAGTTATCAGACTTCGATGACCAATTGACCGCGCCACTCAATGGCTTTAGCAACGCACAAGATTACTACCAACAATGCTCCGCCCTGACACGCTTAAACGACATTACAATACCAACACAAATTATTCATGCTCAAGACGATCCTTTTATGACTGAGGCCGTCATCCCCCGCTATGTATTATCGGAGTACATCGACTATCAATTGCTTCCCCATGGTGGGCATGTGGGCTTCTTGACTGGATCATCTTTAAAGCCGCGCTTTTGGTTAGAAGAAAGCTTGCCTTCTTACTATCAATCTTTCGGCCAATCTTAA